A genomic stretch from Nerophis ophidion isolate RoL-2023_Sa linkage group LG14, RoL_Noph_v1.0, whole genome shotgun sequence includes:
- the asb10 gene encoding ankyrin repeat and SOCS box protein 10 isoform X2 has product MAYAAPKVKWHKSKMFRNDVIATAKASGCVLQFWNSLLVGDELTLISIADDDEYVYLIDAVYDTSNIDEWKNFRYNYRSLRLWSLTYEQELTTPLHITAGRGFTDCLKFLLQRGASVDLAPGGITALHESCANCESECTKLLLVHGANANAVSEDGRMPLHLCATPESFECAKYLLQYGGAVNGRTVDEDDTPLHVAARNGLPDHVELYLRYGAVVDKQNDEGLTPLNAACSQPQELQDLQRYFKVCQLLLKAGADLHTVDQDKHTPLHMACKNVNADLVDLLLANGACVNNMDYGGEAPMHNILKVVCYKIAHSPERVVRALLNYGSIRVWPGALPMVLKNCAESPRTIEVLLNVYSHLKVNDTWVEAVSPETFEKHKEFYESIFSLERTPRSLQHLVRWRLRTFLEGRLHKVVPNLDLPTFLKNYLLLDYRGYVH; this is encoded by the exons ATGGCCTATGCGGCGCCAAAGGTGAAGTGGCACAAGTCAAAGATGTTCCGCAACGACGTGATCGCCACAGCCAAGGCCTCAGGTTGCGTCTTGCAGTTTTGGAACTCTCTGCTTGTGGGTGACGAGCTGACCCTGATCAGCATTGCGGACGACGACGAATATGTGTACCTGATTGACGCGGTTTATGACACCAGCAACATAGACGAGTGGAAGAACTTCAGATATAACTACAGAAGCTTGA GACTTTGGTCACTGACCTACGAGCAGGAGCTGACAACGCCGCTTCACATCACAGCCGGACGGGGCTTTACGGACTGCTTGAAATTCCTGCTGCAACGTGGAGCCAGTGTAGACTTGGCGCCTGGTGGCATCACCGCCTTGCACGAGTCCTGCGCCAACTGCGAGTCCGAGTGTACCAAACTGCTGCTGGTTCATGGTGCCAACGCCAATGCCGTCTCGGAGGACGGCCGCATGCCTCTGCACCTGTGCGCGACTCCTGAATCATTTGA ATGCGCCAAGTATCTCCTTCAGTATGGTGGGGCCGTCAATGGACGCACTGTGGATGAAGACGACACCCCTTTACATGTGGCAGCCAGGAATGGCCTACCAGATCACGTCGAGCTTTACCTACGCTACGGGGCCGTCGTGGACAAACAGAACGACGAAGGTCTCACACCGCTGAACGCCGCCTGCTCTCAGCCGCAGGAGCTGCAAGACCTCCAGCGTTACTTCAAGGTGTGCCAGTTGTTGCTGAAGGCAGGAGCTGACCTCCACACCGTGGACCAGGACAAACACACACCCTTGCATATGGCTTGTAAGAACGTCAATGCAGACTTGGTGGACCTGCTCTTGGCCAACGGGGCCTGCGTTAACAACATGGACTATGGCGGCGAAGCTCCCATGCATAACATCCTGAAGGTGGTGTGCTACAAAATCGCCCATAGTCCTGAGCGGGTTGTACGTGCCTTGCTCAACTACGGCTCTATCCGGGTGTGGCCCGGAGCGCTTCCCATG GTTCTGAAGAACTGCGCTGAGTCGCCACGCACCATTGAAGTTCTGCTCAACGTCTACAGTCACCTCAAAGTCAACGACACCTGGGTCGAGGCTGTATCACCTGAGACGTTTGAG AAACACAAGGAGTTCTACGAGTCCATCTTCTCACTTGAACGGACTCCTCGATCCCTGCAGCACTTGGTCCGCTGGAGACTCAGGACCTTCTTGGAGGGTCGGCTGCACAAGGTGGTCCCAAACCTGGACCTGCCCACCTTTCTCAAGAACTACTTGCTCTTGGATTACAGAGGTTATGTCCACTAA
- the gbx1 gene encoding homeobox protein GBX-1 translates to MQRPGGQGTAFSIDSLIGTPQPRPGHLLYTGYPMFMPYRPLVLPQALAHSPLSSGIPPLAPLASFAGRLTNTFCASLGQGVPSMVALTTTMPSFSDPPDTFYPPQELPGPRRSSAGDPGARRQESPHSEELHGREKGSELLNFSESYQTISGETKLYSSDDEKLDLKSAETACSDREDSSVDSENESFSDGNTCGALSQKGKMKVGPHDVLPAGGGGGSSAGKSRRRRTAFTSEQLLELEKEFHCKKYLSLTERSQIAHALKLSEVQVKIWFQNRRAKWKRIKAGNVNNRSGEPVRNPKIVVPIPVHVNRFAVRSQHQQIEQGSRP, encoded by the exons ATGCAAAGACCAGGAGGGCAAGGGACTGCGTTTTCCATTGATTCCCTGATAGGGACCCCCCAGCCCAGGCCGGGACACCTGCTCTACACGGGCTACCCCATGTTCATGCCCTACAGACCCCTGGTCCTCCCGCAGGCGTTAGCGCACTCGCCCCTGTCCTCCGGGATACCTCCGCTGGCGCCCCTGGCGTCCTTCGCCGGCCGCCTGACCAACACCTTCTGCGCCAGTCTGGGACAAGGCGTGCCGTCCATGGTGGCTCTCACCACCACCATGCCCAGTTTCTCCGACCCGCCGGACACTTTTTACCCGCCGCAAGAGCTGCCCGGCCCGCGTCGGAGCAGCGCCGGTGACCCGGGGGCGAGGAGGCAGGAGAGCCCGCACTCGGAGGAGCTGCACGGCCGCGAGAAAGGATCGGAGTTGCTCAACTTCTCGGAGAGTTATCAGACGATATCCg GTGAGACCAAACTGTACAGTTCAGACGACGAGAAACTGGACCTGAAGTCCGCAGAGACGGCGTGCAGTGACCGGGAGGACAGCTCCGTGGACAGCGAGAACGAGAGCTTCTCAGACGGCAACACCTGCGGGGCCCTGTCCCAGAAGGGCAAGATGAAGGTGGGACCCCATGACGTGCTCCCggccggcggcggcggcggctccTCGGCCGGCAAGAGCCGGAGGAGACGAACCGCTTTCACCAGCGAGCAGCTGCTGGAACTGGAGAAAGAGTTCCACTGCAAAAAGTACCTTTCTCTCACCGAACGCTCGCAGATCGCGCATGCGCTCAAGCTGAGCGAGGTCCAGGTCAAGATCTGGTTCCAGAACCGCAGGGCCAAGTGGAAACGCATCAAGGCCGGCAACGTCAACAACCGCTCGGGGGAGCCTGTGAGGAACCCCAAAATCGTGGTGCCCATCCCGGTGCACGTCAACAGGTTCGCGGTGAGGAGTCAGCACCAGCAGATAGAACAAGGGAGCAGGCCGTGA
- the asb10 gene encoding ankyrin repeat and SOCS box protein 10 isoform X1 produces MSGGSFVFTSTALRSLQLDEDMLERHRYKQRLASHHLLSYSLKKEACERAPLRSSTALRPALCRDVVIQNAVYTGDLEAMQRLFPRGSTASLIIEPQGGEMRWFARGEGLWSLTYEQELTTPLHITAGRGFTDCLKFLLQRGASVDLAPGGITALHESCANCESECTKLLLVHGANANAVSEDGRMPLHLCATPESFECAKYLLQYGGAVNGRTVDEDDTPLHVAARNGLPDHVELYLRYGAVVDKQNDEGLTPLNAACSQPQELQDLQRYFKVCQLLLKAGADLHTVDQDKHTPLHMACKNVNADLVDLLLANGACVNNMDYGGEAPMHNILKVVCYKIAHSPERVVRALLNYGSIRVWPGALPMVLKNCAESPRTIEVLLNVYSHLKVNDTWVEAVSPETFEKHKEFYESIFSLERTPRSLQHLVRWRLRTFLEGRLHKVVPNLDLPTFLKNYLLLDYRGYVH; encoded by the exons ATGTCGGGAGGGAGCTTCGTCTTCACGTCCACAGCTTTACGCTCCCTCCAACTGGATGAGGACATGCTGGAGAGACACCGCTACAAGCAGCGTTTGGCCTCCCATCACCTCCTTAGCTATTCGCTGAAGAAGGAAGCATGCGAGAGAGCGCCGCTGAGGTCCAGCACAGCCCTGAGGCCGGCCCTCTGCCGGGACGTGGTTATTCAAAACGCTGTGTATACGGGCGACCTGGAGGCCATGCAGCGCCTCTTTCCCCGAGGATCCACGGCCAGCCTCATCATAGAGCCGCAGGGCGGAGAGATGCGATGGTTTGCCCGGGGCGAGG GACTTTGGTCACTGACCTACGAGCAGGAGCTGACAACGCCGCTTCACATCACAGCCGGACGGGGCTTTACGGACTGCTTGAAATTCCTGCTGCAACGTGGAGCCAGTGTAGACTTGGCGCCTGGTGGCATCACCGCCTTGCACGAGTCCTGCGCCAACTGCGAGTCCGAGTGTACCAAACTGCTGCTGGTTCATGGTGCCAACGCCAATGCCGTCTCGGAGGACGGCCGCATGCCTCTGCACCTGTGCGCGACTCCTGAATCATTTGA ATGCGCCAAGTATCTCCTTCAGTATGGTGGGGCCGTCAATGGACGCACTGTGGATGAAGACGACACCCCTTTACATGTGGCAGCCAGGAATGGCCTACCAGATCACGTCGAGCTTTACCTACGCTACGGGGCCGTCGTGGACAAACAGAACGACGAAGGTCTCACACCGCTGAACGCCGCCTGCTCTCAGCCGCAGGAGCTGCAAGACCTCCAGCGTTACTTCAAGGTGTGCCAGTTGTTGCTGAAGGCAGGAGCTGACCTCCACACCGTGGACCAGGACAAACACACACCCTTGCATATGGCTTGTAAGAACGTCAATGCAGACTTGGTGGACCTGCTCTTGGCCAACGGGGCCTGCGTTAACAACATGGACTATGGCGGCGAAGCTCCCATGCATAACATCCTGAAGGTGGTGTGCTACAAAATCGCCCATAGTCCTGAGCGGGTTGTACGTGCCTTGCTCAACTACGGCTCTATCCGGGTGTGGCCCGGAGCGCTTCCCATG GTTCTGAAGAACTGCGCTGAGTCGCCACGCACCATTGAAGTTCTGCTCAACGTCTACAGTCACCTCAAAGTCAACGACACCTGGGTCGAGGCTGTATCACCTGAGACGTTTGAG AAACACAAGGAGTTCTACGAGTCCATCTTCTCACTTGAACGGACTCCTCGATCCCTGCAGCACTTGGTCCGCTGGAGACTCAGGACCTTCTTGGAGGGTCGGCTGCACAAGGTGGTCCCAAACCTGGACCTGCCCACCTTTCTCAAGAACTACTTGCTCTTGGATTACAGAGGTTATGTCCACTAA